A part of Streptomyces sp. NBC_01451 genomic DNA contains:
- a CDS encoding SigE family RNA polymerase sigma factor, which produces MRKVRADEYAEFAVARAGHLYRSACLLTAGDTYLAEDLVQETLGRLYVHWGRVSRANNPAGYAQTVLTRAFLTHQRRRSSTERATDVLPEVPAPSAGADVTMRLTLVEALAQLPPKDRAVVVLRYWEDRSIEETASAMNVSSAAVRTRCVRALARLRTLLGEELGEYAIR; this is translated from the coding sequence ATGAGGAAGGTCCGCGCGGACGAGTACGCGGAGTTCGCGGTGGCGCGCGCGGGGCATCTGTACCGCTCCGCGTGTCTGCTCACCGCCGGGGACACATACCTCGCCGAGGACCTGGTGCAGGAGACGCTCGGGCGGTTGTACGTCCACTGGGGGCGCGTCTCCCGGGCCAACAATCCCGCGGGGTACGCGCAGACCGTGCTCACCCGCGCCTTTCTCACGCATCAGCGGCGCCGCAGCAGTACCGAGCGGGCCACCGACGTGCTGCCCGAGGTGCCCGCCCCGTCCGCCGGAGCCGACGTGACCATGCGGCTCACCCTGGTCGAGGCGCTCGCCCAACTCCCGCCCAAGGACCGGGCGGTGGTCGTCCTGCGCTACTGGGAGGACCGTTCCATCGAGGAGACGGCGAGTGCGATGAACGTCAGCTCGGCCGCCGTACGCACCCGTTGTGTCCGCGCACTCGCCCGGCTGCGCACCCTCCTGGGCGAGGAACTCGGCGAGTACGCGATCCGCTGA
- a CDS encoding Nramp family divalent metal transporter, whose amino-acid sequence MADTTGNTTESGATGAPGPHSAPRKSSWKYIGPGIVVAATGVGAGDLVATLIAGSNFGYTLLWAAVLGCLVKISLAEAAGRWHLSTGRTLFDGWASLGRWTTYFFVAYVVIWGFVYGAAAMSSSALPLQALFPDVMDLKAWAILCGLSGLVFVWFNKYEVFEKVMTVLVGVMFVVTVYLAIRVTPNLGDAFAGLLPVLPDEKDSILNTLGLIGGVGGTITLAAYGYWVNAKGWTNTGWMKVMRLDNRVAYATTGIFVVAMLFVGAELLHSANIAIASGDKGLIQLSDILEDKYGTATAKFFLIGFFATSYTSLIGVWHGVSLMFADFVERLRGTRTTGEEVASGTRERSWPFRAYLLWLTFPPIVLLFQGQPFRLIILYGVLGAAFLPFLAGTLLVLLNSSRTPAEWRNRLLSNTMLVMAGLLFLVLCVKQIWDQPWSEFF is encoded by the coding sequence ATGGCGGACACCACAGGAAACACCACGGAATCAGGGGCCACGGGCGCCCCAGGTCCCCACTCGGCTCCCCGTAAATCCAGTTGGAAGTACATCGGCCCGGGGATCGTCGTCGCGGCGACCGGGGTCGGCGCCGGCGACCTGGTGGCGACCCTCATCGCCGGCAGCAACTTCGGCTACACCCTCCTGTGGGCCGCCGTACTCGGCTGCCTGGTGAAGATCTCCCTCGCCGAGGCCGCCGGCCGCTGGCATCTCTCCACCGGACGCACCCTCTTCGACGGCTGGGCGAGCCTCGGCCGCTGGACGACGTACTTCTTCGTCGCCTACGTCGTGATCTGGGGCTTCGTCTACGGCGCGGCGGCGATGTCGTCGAGCGCGCTGCCGCTCCAAGCCCTGTTCCCGGACGTCATGGACCTCAAGGCATGGGCGATCCTGTGCGGGTTGTCGGGCCTGGTCTTCGTCTGGTTCAACAAGTACGAGGTCTTCGAGAAGGTCATGACCGTGCTGGTCGGCGTGATGTTCGTCGTCACGGTCTACCTGGCGATCCGGGTCACCCCGAACCTCGGGGACGCCTTCGCCGGCCTGCTGCCCGTCCTCCCCGACGAGAAGGACTCGATCCTCAACACGCTCGGCCTGATCGGCGGCGTGGGCGGCACCATCACCCTTGCGGCGTACGGCTATTGGGTCAACGCGAAGGGCTGGACCAACACCGGCTGGATGAAGGTGATGCGCCTCGATAACCGTGTCGCCTACGCGACGACGGGCATCTTCGTGGTCGCGATGCTGTTCGTGGGCGCCGAGTTGCTGCATTCGGCCAACATCGCGATCGCGAGCGGCGACAAGGGCCTGATCCAGCTGAGCGACATCCTGGAGGACAAGTACGGGACGGCGACCGCGAAGTTCTTCCTGATCGGCTTCTTCGCCACCTCCTACACGTCGCTGATCGGCGTCTGGCACGGCGTGAGCCTGATGTTCGCGGACTTCGTGGAACGCCTCCGCGGTACCCGGACGACAGGCGAGGAGGTCGCCTCGGGCACCCGCGAACGGTCGTGGCCGTTCCGCGCGTACCTGCTGTGGCTGACCTTCCCGCCCATCGTCCTGCTCTTCCAGGGCCAGCCCTTCCGCCTGATCATCCTGTACGGCGTCCTGGGCGCGGCCTTCCTCCCGTTCCTCGCGGGCACCCTGCTGGTCCTGCTCAACTCCTCCCGCACGCCCGCCGAATGGCGCAACCGGCTGCTGAGCAACACGATGCTGGTGATGGCGGGCCTGCTGTTCCTGGTGCTGTGCGTGAAGCAGATCTGGGACCAGCCGTGGTCGGAGTTCTTCTGA
- a CDS encoding M14 family metallopeptidase, protein MRLRTRGSGARSGRRSAAAVGLLSLALAVGLTSAAPDDATATSAARPAASADDIRQYEINFANSTSDVRTDIMASGVTVDEADEERVVVSGRAEQARKLAQRGYEITLLGSAPDRSSSADDVRLLDFPTADSRYHNYAEMTSEINSLVSANSSIASQRVIGTSYSGRNIVAIKLSDNVGTDEAEPEVLFTHHQHAREHLTVEMALYLLRNLTSTYATDSRVKSMIDSREIWIIPDLNPDGGEYDIASGQYRSWRKNRQPNSGSSYVGTDMNRNWNYRWGCCGGSSGSTSSETYRGPSAESAPEVKVVADFVRSRVVGGVQQIKTGIDFHTYSELVLWPFGYTTANTTTGMTQDDRDAFATVGGKMAASNGYTPEQSSDLYITDGSIDDYLWGSQKIFAYTFEMYPTSSSGGGFYPPDEVIDRETARNRDAVLQLLENSDCMYRSIGKQTQYCS, encoded by the coding sequence ATGCGACTACGCACACGAGGCTCAGGTGCCCGCAGCGGCAGACGGTCCGCCGCCGCTGTCGGCCTGCTGTCGCTCGCCCTCGCCGTCGGCCTCACGTCCGCGGCACCCGACGACGCCACCGCGACCAGCGCCGCACGCCCGGCGGCCTCGGCGGACGACATCCGTCAGTACGAGATCAACTTCGCGAACTCCACGTCCGACGTCCGCACCGACATCATGGCGTCGGGCGTGACCGTGGACGAGGCCGACGAGGAGCGGGTCGTGGTCTCCGGCCGCGCCGAGCAGGCCAGGAAACTGGCCCAACGCGGCTATGAGATCACCCTGTTGGGCTCGGCGCCGGACCGTTCCAGCAGCGCCGACGACGTACGGCTGCTCGACTTCCCCACCGCCGACTCCCGCTATCACAACTACGCCGAGATGACGTCGGAGATCAACTCCCTCGTCTCGGCCAACTCCTCCATCGCCAGCCAGCGGGTCATCGGCACCTCGTACTCGGGCCGGAACATCGTCGCCATCAAGCTCAGCGACAACGTCGGCACCGACGAGGCGGAGCCCGAGGTGCTGTTCACCCACCACCAGCACGCCCGTGAGCACCTCACCGTCGAGATGGCGCTCTACCTGCTGCGCAATCTGACCTCCACCTACGCCACCGACTCCCGGGTCAAGTCGATGATCGACTCCCGTGAGATCTGGATCATCCCGGACCTCAACCCGGACGGCGGCGAGTACGACATCGCGAGCGGCCAGTACCGTTCGTGGCGCAAGAACCGCCAGCCCAACAGCGGTTCGTCGTACGTCGGCACGGACATGAACCGCAACTGGAACTATCGCTGGGGCTGCTGTGGCGGTTCCTCCGGCTCGACCTCGTCGGAGACGTACCGCGGTCCGTCCGCCGAGTCCGCGCCCGAGGTCAAGGTGGTCGCCGACTTCGTCCGCAGCCGGGTCGTGGGCGGCGTCCAGCAGATCAAGACGGGCATCGACTTCCACACGTACAGCGAACTGGTGCTGTGGCCCTTCGGGTACACGACCGCCAACACCACGACGGGGATGACCCAGGACGACCGGGACGCCTTCGCCACGGTCGGCGGGAAGATGGCCGCCAGCAACGGTTACACGCCCGAGCAGTCCAGCGACCTGTACATCACCGACGGCTCGATCGACGACTACCTCTGGGGCAGTCAGAAGATCTTCGCGTACACCTTCGAGATGTATCCGACGTCCAGTTCGGGGGGCGGCTTCTATCCGCCCGACGAGGTGATCGACCGGGAGACGGCCCGCAACCGGGACGCGGTGCTGCAACTGCTGGAGAACTCGGACTGCATGTACCGGTCCATCGGGAAGCAGACGCAGTACTGCTCCTGA
- a CDS encoding RidA family protein, whose product MTEKSEKIALTPRTHTTPPAKFSHGVRKGNILQVAGQVGFLPAVEGQPPTPAGPTLAEQTLQTLANVKAILEEGGASWDDVMMIRVYLTDVDHFAEMNGIYNTYFEEQALTAPPAARTTVYVGLPAGLLIEIDALAVLG is encoded by the coding sequence ATGACCGAGAAGTCCGAGAAGATCGCCCTCACTCCCAGGACCCACACCACCCCACCCGCCAAGTTCTCCCACGGTGTGCGGAAGGGGAACATCCTGCAGGTGGCCGGGCAGGTCGGCTTCCTGCCCGCCGTCGAGGGGCAGCCCCCCACGCCCGCCGGGCCGACCCTGGCCGAGCAGACCCTCCAGACGCTCGCCAACGTCAAGGCCATCCTGGAGGAGGGGGGCGCGAGCTGGGACGACGTGATGATGATCCGCGTCTACCTCACGGACGTGGACCACTTCGCCGAGATGAACGGCATCTACAACACGTACTTCGAGGAGCAGGCCCTCACCGCGCCCCCGGCCGCCCGGACCACCGTCTACGTCGGTCTGCCCGCCGGCCTCCTCATCGAGATCGACGCGCTCGCCGTACTCGGCTGA
- a CDS encoding IclR family transcriptional regulator: MSQTVDRALSILPLLAEGPADLGRVADRLGVHKSTALRLLRTLHEHGLVYRQSDQRYRLGARLFALAQEAVENLDIREIAHPHLVRLNEHCGHTVHLAVHEEGEVLYIDKVESRYPVRMYSRIGKPVAITVAAVAKLLLADLPEPERRAVADKLDYPMYTSRSTPNAPAFLRELEKVRDQGWATDLGGHEESINCVAAPISGADGRVVAAMSVSAPNVVVTADELLTLLPLVRRTADAISGEYSGRTPAV; this comes from the coding sequence ATGAGCCAGACCGTCGACCGCGCGCTGAGCATCCTGCCGTTGCTCGCCGAGGGCCCCGCCGACCTCGGCCGGGTCGCCGACCGGCTCGGCGTCCACAAGTCCACCGCGCTGCGGCTGCTGCGCACCCTGCACGAGCACGGACTCGTCTACCGCCAGTCCGACCAGCGCTACCGCCTCGGCGCCCGCCTCTTCGCGCTCGCCCAGGAAGCCGTCGAGAACCTCGACATCCGGGAGATCGCCCACCCCCACCTCGTACGCCTCAACGAGCACTGCGGGCACACCGTCCACCTCGCCGTGCACGAGGAGGGCGAGGTCCTCTACATCGACAAGGTCGAGAGCCGCTACCCGGTACGCATGTACTCGCGGATCGGCAAGCCCGTCGCCATCACCGTCGCCGCCGTCGCCAAGCTGCTGCTCGCCGACCTGCCGGAGCCCGAACGGCGTGCCGTCGCCGACAAGCTCGACTACCCCATGTACACCTCCCGCTCCACCCCCAACGCCCCTGCTTTCCTGAGGGAGTTGGAGAAGGTGCGCGACCAGGGATGGGCCACCGACCTGGGCGGTCACGAGGAGTCCATCAACTGTGTCGCGGCCCCCATCAGCGGTGCCGACGGACGGGTGGTCGCCGCCATGTCCGTCTCCGCCCCCAACGTCGTCGTCACCGCCGACGAACTCCTCACCCTGCTGCCACTGGTCCGCCGTACGGCGGATGCCATCAGCGGTGAGTACTCCGGAAGAACCCCAGCCGTTTAG
- a CDS encoding sugar kinase: MTITGPCNAPDVVDVVALGESMVTFLPSRPGRLADVPSFERAIGGAESNVACALAAAGHSARWIGRVGDDGFGDHLIQAIGSYGVDVASVRRDPTRPTGVYFRTAGDRATDAHEVAYYRAGSAASVMSAANMDLAAARAGRVLHLSGITAALSADCLDLLWELTEPRAGRPLVSFDVNFRPGLWADSDGPRVLLDLARRADIVFVGSDEAEAAWGLRGAGDIAGALPEPGLVVVKQGRGGAVAFDKGPGAVAGPAGPTGLAGLAGLAGLEDADRVATHARAPRVDVVAAVGAGDAFAAGFLAATLRGLPVRDRIRHGHLMAAAVLTVPGDLAAPPARDHADRLTALDERAWETLRLGPGWTQAEQAPEEVRTP; the protein is encoded by the coding sequence GTGACCATCACCGGACCCTGCAATGCCCCCGACGTCGTGGACGTCGTCGCGCTCGGTGAGTCCATGGTCACCTTCCTGCCCTCCCGGCCGGGTCGCCTCGCCGACGTACCGTCCTTCGAGCGTGCCATCGGCGGCGCCGAGTCCAACGTGGCCTGCGCCCTCGCCGCCGCCGGCCACTCCGCCCGGTGGATCGGCCGTGTCGGCGACGACGGCTTCGGCGACCACCTGATACAGGCGATCGGGTCGTACGGCGTGGACGTGGCGTCCGTACGGCGTGATCCGACGCGTCCGACAGGGGTGTACTTCCGTACGGCGGGGGACCGGGCGACCGACGCGCACGAGGTGGCGTACTACCGGGCCGGGTCGGCGGCCTCGGTGATGTCCGCGGCGAACATGGATCTGGCGGCGGCGCGCGCCGGGCGGGTGCTGCATCTGTCCGGGATCACCGCGGCCCTCTCCGCCGACTGTCTCGACCTGCTGTGGGAGCTGACCGAGCCCCGGGCGGGCCGGCCGCTCGTCTCCTTCGACGTCAACTTCCGGCCGGGGCTGTGGGCCGACAGCGACGGTCCCCGGGTGCTGCTGGATCTGGCGCGGCGGGCCGACATCGTCTTCGTGGGCTCCGACGAGGCGGAGGCCGCGTGGGGGCTGCGTGGCGCCGGCGACATCGCGGGGGCGCTGCCCGAGCCGGGACTCGTGGTCGTCAAGCAGGGCAGGGGCGGCGCCGTCGCCTTCGACAAGGGCCCCGGCGCAGTGGCGGGGCCGGCAGGGCCAACGGGCTTGGCAGGACTGGCAGGACTGGCGGGACTGGAGGACGCCGACCGTGTCGCCACGCATGCCCGGGCGCCCCGCGTCGACGTCGTCGCGGCAGTGGGGGCCGGCGACGCCTTCGCCGCCGGGTTCCTCGCCGCGACCCTGCGGGGCCTCCCCGTACGGGACCGTATCCGGCACGGCCACCTCATGGCCGCCGCCGTCCTCACCGTCCCCGGCGACCTCGCCGCGCCGCCCGCCCGCGACCACGCCGACCGGCTGACCGCTCTCGACGAGCGCGCGTGGGAGACACTTCGACTCGGGCCCGGCTGGACGCAGGCCGAGCAGGCCCCGGAGGAGGTACGCACCCCATGA
- a CDS encoding amino acid deaminase yields MGAEDTEDVGHIGRIGHAEHFGQVERVGGGQGAGSTGAALAGLATELVDARFKGLPPDADGLTVGELAAQRRNLFTGGFTTPVLALSAERLAHNLELMETYAARHGLAFAPHGKTSMAPQLFHRQIGHGAWGITLAVPHQVRVARAFGIQRVFLANELVDPAALRWIAAELAADPGFRFVCYVDSVRGVELMDAALPAAGAGTRPLDVVVELGAGEGARTGVRTEAECAAVADAVAAAPSLRLVGVAGYEGEVPRADPERVRAWLRRLVALAADFDKAGRFAGTSLEEIVVSAGGSAWFDVVADVFVEIPELSLPVLKLLRSGAYVSHDDGRYREVTPFNRVPEEGALEPAFLLWTQVVSRPTPEQAFVNAGKRDAAYDLDLPLARAVRREGAPERPATGISVTGLSDQHAWLRTAPEADLEVGDWLGLGLSHPCTSFDKWQLIPVAEADGTVVEYIRTFF; encoded by the coding sequence ATGGGCGCAGAGGACACCGAGGACGTCGGTCACATCGGGCGCATCGGGCACGCTGAGCACTTCGGTCAGGTGGAGCGCGTCGGGGGCGGTCAGGGTGCCGGGAGCACCGGGGCGGCGCTCGCCGGGCTGGCCACCGAACTGGTCGACGCCCGCTTCAAGGGTCTCCCGCCGGACGCCGACGGTCTGACCGTCGGCGAGCTGGCCGCCCAGCGCCGCAACCTCTTCACCGGCGGCTTCACCACGCCCGTACTGGCCCTCTCCGCCGAGCGTCTCGCCCACAACCTGGAACTGATGGAGACGTACGCGGCCCGCCACGGCCTCGCCTTCGCCCCGCACGGCAAGACCTCCATGGCCCCGCAGCTCTTCCACCGCCAGATCGGGCACGGCGCCTGGGGCATCACCCTCGCGGTCCCCCACCAGGTGCGCGTCGCCCGCGCCTTCGGCATCCAACGGGTCTTCCTGGCCAACGAGTTGGTCGACCCGGCGGCCCTGCGCTGGATCGCGGCCGAGCTGGCCGCCGACCCCGGCTTCCGCTTCGTCTGTTACGTCGACTCCGTGCGCGGGGTGGAACTGATGGACGCGGCTCTCCCGGCGGCGGGGGCGGGCACCCGTCCGCTGGACGTGGTCGTCGAACTCGGCGCCGGCGAGGGCGCCCGGACCGGCGTGCGCACGGAGGCGGAGTGCGCGGCGGTCGCGGACGCCGTGGCCGCCGCACCGTCACTGCGGCTGGTCGGGGTCGCCGGGTACGAGGGCGAGGTGCCGCGGGCCGACCCGGAGCGGGTGCGGGCGTGGCTGCGGCGGCTGGTGGCGCTGGCGGCGGACTTCGACAAGGCGGGGCGGTTCGCCGGCACGTCGCTCGAGGAGATCGTGGTGAGCGCGGGCGGCAGCGCCTGGTTCGACGTGGTCGCCGACGTCTTCGTGGAGATCCCCGAACTGTCGCTCCCCGTACTGAAGTTGCTGCGCTCGGGGGCGTACGTCTCGCACGACGACGGCCGCTACCGCGAGGTCACGCCGTTCAACCGGGTTCCCGAGGAGGGTGCCCTGGAGCCCGCCTTCCTCCTGTGGACGCAGGTCGTCTCCCGCCCCACCCCCGAGCAGGCCTTCGTCAACGCGGGCAAGCGGGACGCGGCGTACGACCTCGACCTGCCGTTGGCCCGGGCGGTCCGCAGGGAGGGGGCTCCGGAGCGGCCCGCCACCGGCATCTCGGTCACCGGCCTCTCCGACCAGCACGCCTGGCTGCGTACGGCCCCGGAGGCGGACCTGGAGGTCGGCGACTGGCTGGGCCTGGGCCTGTCCCACCCGTGCACGTCGTTCGACAAGTGGCAGCTGATCCCGGTCGCGGAGGCGGACGGCACGGTCGTCGAATACATCCGCACGTTCTTCTGA
- a CDS encoding N-acyl-D-amino-acid deacylase family protein, with translation MDELVIRDADVVDGSGGPSYRADVVVDGGRIVSIVQEAAAAGCQRPEARRELDAEGLTLSPGFIDMHAHSDLALLRDPDHSAKAAQGVTLEVLGQDGLSYAPVDDRTLAEVRRAIAGWNGHGDDIDFDWRSVGEYLDRLDHGFDGGGIAVNAAYLIPQGTVRMLAVGWDDRDATPQELDRMRQLVAEGMEQGAVGMSSGLTYTPGMYAKDAELTELCRVVASYGGYYCPHHRSYGAGALEAYAEMVSLTREAGCPLHLAHATMNFGENEGRAPELLSLLDEALAAGADLTLDTYPYTPGSTTLVAMLPSWAGEGGPEEVLKRLADTDTAERVRHHLEVVGADGCHGVPIEWDTIEISGVTDPALSEFVGRTVEESARARGETPWSTARGLLLADRLGTTILQHVGHEENVRAIMRHRVHTGGSDGILQGTKPHPRAYGTFPRYLGRYVRELGILSLEECVAHLTSRPAARLRLPDRGLVREGYRADLVLFDAATVAAGSTFEAPRTLPTGIPYVLIDGRFVMEDGRRTDVLAGRAVRSAPRP, from the coding sequence GTGGATGAGCTCGTCATTCGGGACGCGGACGTCGTGGACGGCTCCGGCGGGCCGTCGTACCGCGCCGACGTGGTGGTCGACGGCGGCCGGATCGTGTCGATCGTCCAGGAGGCGGCGGCAGCGGGCTGCCAACGCCCCGAGGCACGCAGGGAGTTGGACGCGGAGGGGCTGACCCTGTCCCCCGGCTTCATCGACATGCACGCCCACAGCGACCTCGCCCTGCTCCGCGACCCCGACCACAGTGCGAAGGCCGCGCAGGGGGTGACCCTCGAAGTCCTGGGCCAGGACGGGCTGTCGTACGCCCCGGTCGACGACCGGACCCTCGCCGAGGTCCGCCGCGCGATCGCCGGCTGGAACGGCCACGGCGACGACATCGACTTCGACTGGCGTTCCGTGGGCGAGTACCTGGACCGTCTCGACCACGGCTTCGACGGCGGGGGCATCGCCGTCAACGCGGCCTATCTGATCCCGCAGGGCACGGTACGGATGCTCGCCGTCGGCTGGGACGACCGGGACGCGACACCCCAGGAGCTGGACCGGATGCGGCAGTTGGTCGCGGAGGGGATGGAACAGGGTGCGGTGGGCATGTCGTCGGGGCTCACCTACACACCCGGCATGTACGCCAAGGACGCGGAACTGACCGAGCTGTGCCGGGTGGTGGCGTCGTACGGCGGCTACTACTGCCCCCACCACCGCTCGTACGGCGCGGGGGCGCTGGAGGCGTACGCGGAGATGGTGAGCCTGACCCGCGAGGCGGGCTGCCCGCTCCATCTCGCGCACGCCACCATGAACTTCGGTGAGAACGAGGGCCGGGCGCCGGAGCTGCTGTCGCTGCTGGACGAGGCGCTGGCGGCGGGGGCGGACCTGACCCTGGACACGTATCCCTACACGCCCGGCTCCACAACGCTCGTGGCGATGCTGCCGAGTTGGGCGGGCGAAGGCGGTCCGGAGGAGGTCCTGAAGCGCCTGGCGGACACCGACACCGCCGAACGTGTCCGTCACCACCTGGAGGTGGTCGGCGCTGACGGCTGCCACGGCGTGCCCATCGAGTGGGACACGATCGAGATCTCGGGGGTGACGGACCCGGCGCTGAGCGAGTTCGTGGGCCGCACGGTCGAGGAGTCGGCGCGGGCGCGCGGGGAAACCCCCTGGTCGACGGCGCGCGGCCTGTTGCTGGCGGACCGCCTGGGCACGACGATCCTCCAGCACGTCGGCCACGAGGAGAACGTCCGCGCGATCATGCGCCACCGCGTCCACACAGGCGGCTCGGACGGCATCCTCCAGGGCACGAAGCCGCATCCGCGTGCGTACGGCACGTTCCCGCGGTATCTGGGCAGGTACGTAAGGGAGTTGGGCATCCTCTCCCTGGAGGAGTGCGTGGCCCATCTGACCTCGCGCCCGGCGGCCCGGCTACGGCTGCCGGACCGGGGGCTGGTCCGCGAGGGCTACCGCGCCGACCTGGTCCTCTTCGACGCGGCGACGGTGGCGGCGGGCTCCACCTTCGAGGCGCCGCGCACACTCCCGACGGGCATCCCGTACGTCCTGATCGACGGCCGGTTCGTGATGGAGGACGGCCGCAGGACGGACGTACTGGCGGGCCGGGCGGTCCGGTCGGCCCCGCGCCCTTAA
- a CDS encoding S1 family peptidase → MNKPLLAALAALVITGAGAAPAVAAQADTAAPVAKSASVKAAAAPAIQAVNFAGTVSLSNCSGSLVRFPNSEADDPALVMSNGHCLETGFPEAGEVIVDQASTRTFGLLNASATRVATLRASKIAYATMTDTDVSIYQLTTTYAAIKSSYNISPLTLNTTHPVVGTAITVVSGYWKRTYACNVDGFAYRLKEGEWTWKDSVRYTSACQTIGGTSGSPVVDNATGNVVAVNNTGNEDGGRCTDNNPCEVDANGTVTVRQGINYAQETYQIPACFGLDNKLDLSASGCTLPKP, encoded by the coding sequence ATGAACAAGCCTCTCCTTGCCGCGCTCGCAGCCCTGGTGATCACCGGGGCGGGAGCGGCACCCGCGGTCGCCGCGCAGGCCGACACGGCCGCGCCCGTCGCGAAGAGCGCCTCGGTCAAGGCAGCCGCCGCGCCCGCCATCCAGGCCGTCAACTTCGCCGGCACCGTCTCGCTCTCCAACTGTTCCGGCTCGCTCGTCCGCTTCCCGAACTCCGAGGCCGACGACCCGGCGCTGGTCATGTCCAACGGGCACTGCCTGGAGACGGGCTTCCCGGAGGCCGGCGAGGTCATCGTCGACCAGGCGTCCACCCGTACCTTCGGGCTGCTCAACGCCTCGGCGACCCGCGTCGCCACCCTGCGCGCCAGCAAGATCGCGTACGCGACGATGACCGACACCGACGTGTCGATCTACCAGCTCACGACCACCTACGCGGCGATCAAGAGCTCGTACAACATCAGCCCGCTCACGCTCAACACCACCCACCCGGTCGTCGGCACCGCGATCACCGTCGTCTCCGGCTACTGGAAGCGCACGTACGCCTGCAACGTCGACGGCTTCGCCTACCGCCTCAAGGAAGGCGAGTGGACCTGGAAGGACTCGGTCCGCTACACCTCCGCCTGCCAGACCATCGGCGGCACCTCGGGCTCGCCGGTCGTCGACAACGCCACCGGCAACGTCGTCGCCGTCAACAACACGGGCAACGAGGACGGCGGGCGCTGCACCGACAACAACCCCTGCGAGGTGGACGCCAACGGCACGGTGACCGTCCGCCAGGGCATCAACTACGCCCAGGAGACGTACCAGATCCCGGCGTGCTTCGGGCTCGACAACAAGCTGGACCTCAGCGCTAGCGGTTGCACCTTGCCTAAGCCGTAG
- a CDS encoding pyridoxal phosphate-dependent aminotransferase — MQLIQSTKLANVCYEIRGPVLEEAMRLEAAGHRILKLNTGNPAAFGFECPPEILEDILRNVSSAHGYGDAKGLLAARRAVVMHNQTLGIETDVEHVFVGNGVSELIVMAMQALLDDGDEVLVPAPDYPLWTAAVSLSGGTAVHYRCDEQADWMPDLADIERKVTDRTKAIVIINPNNPTGAVYDDAMLRGLTDIARRHNLLVCSDEIYDKILYDGATHTSTAKIAPDLLTLTFNGMSKAYRVAGYRVGWMAISGPRAHADSYIEGLTILANMRLCANMPGQHGVVAALSGRQTINDLVLPGGRLKEQMDVAYELLTQIPGVSCVKPKGALYLFPRLDPNVFRIKDDRRMVLDLLRREKIMVVHGTGFNWPEQDHFRVVTLPTVGDLRDAVTRIGKFLDGYSQP, encoded by the coding sequence ATGCAGCTGATCCAGTCGACCAAGCTAGCCAACGTCTGTTACGAGATCCGGGGCCCCGTTCTCGAAGAGGCGATGCGGCTTGAGGCGGCGGGGCACCGGATCCTCAAGCTGAACACCGGCAACCCGGCGGCCTTCGGCTTCGAGTGCCCGCCCGAGATCCTGGAGGACATCCTCCGCAACGTCTCCTCGGCCCACGGGTACGGCGACGCGAAGGGGCTGCTGGCGGCGCGCCGGGCGGTCGTCATGCACAACCAGACCCTCGGCATCGAGACGGACGTCGAGCACGTCTTCGTCGGCAACGGCGTCTCCGAGCTGATCGTCATGGCGATGCAGGCCCTCCTCGACGACGGCGACGAGGTGCTCGTCCCCGCCCCCGACTACCCCCTGTGGACGGCGGCGGTCTCCCTCTCCGGCGGTACGGCGGTCCACTACCGCTGCGACGAGCAGGCCGACTGGATGCCGGACCTCGCGGACATCGAGCGCAAGGTCACCGACCGCACCAAGGCGATCGTCATCATCAACCCGAACAACCCGACGGGCGCGGTGTACGACGACGCCATGCTCCGGGGGCTGACGGACATCGCCCGCCGCCACAACCTCCTCGTCTGCTCGGACGAGATCTACGACAAGATCCTTTACGACGGCGCCACGCACACCTCGACCGCGAAGATCGCCCCCGACCTCCTCACGCTCACCTTCAACGGCATGTCGAAGGCGTACCGCGTCGCCGGATACCGGGTCGGCTGGATGGCGATCTCCGGGCCCCGCGCGCACGCCGACTCGTACATCGAGGGCCTGACGATCCTGGCGAACATGCGCCTGTGCGCCAACATGCCGGGGCAGCACGGTGTCGTCGCCGCGCTCAGCGGACGGCAGACCATCAACGACCTGGTGCTGCCGGGCGGGCGGCTGAAGGAGCAGATGGATGTCGCCTACGAGCTGCTCACGCAGATTCCGGGCGTCAGCTGCGTGAAGCCGAAGGGCGCGCTCTATCTCTTCCCGCGCCTCGACCCGAACGTCTTCAGGATCAAGGACGACCGGCGGATGGTCCTGGACCTGCTCCGCCGCGAGAAGATCATGGTCGTGCACGGTACGGGCTTCAACTGGCCCGAACAGGACCACTTCCGCGTCGTCACGCTCCCCACGGTCGGCGACCTGCGGGACGCGGTGACCCGCATCGGCAAGTTCCTGGACGGCTACAGCCAGCCGTAG